The following are encoded together in the Flavobacterium haoranii genome:
- the atpD gene encoding F0F1 ATP synthase subunit beta, which translates to MSKFTGKVAKIIGPVVDVVFDTTNAELPKIYDSLEITKADGSKLVLEVQSHIGEDTVRTISMDSTDGLSRGQEVVALGTPIQMPIGQEVFGRLFNVIGEAIDGLGDLPKEGANGLPIHRPAPKFEDLSTSTEVLFTGIKVIDLIEPYAKGGKIGLFGGAGVGKTVLIQELINNIAKGHGGLSVFAGVGERTREGNDLLREMLESGIIKYGEDFMHSMENGGWDLTKVDKNGMKDSKATFVFGQMNEPPGARARVALSGLTIAEYFRDGAGEDQGKDVLFFVDNIFRFTQAGSEVSALLGRMPSAVGYQPTLATEMGAMQERITSTKRGSITSVQAVYVPADDLTDPAPATTFAHLDATTVLSRKIAELGIYPAVDPLDSTSRILTPEILGKEHYACAQRVKEILQRYKELQDIIAILGMEELSEDDKLAVARARRVQRFLSQPFHVAEQFTGIPGVLVDIKDTIKGFNMIMDGELDHLPEAAFNLKGTIEEAIEAGEKMLAEA; encoded by the coding sequence ATGTCTAAATTCACAGGAAAAGTTGCAAAAATTATCGGGCCGGTAGTAGATGTGGTTTTTGATACTACTAATGCCGAGTTACCAAAAATTTATGATTCATTAGAAATCACTAAAGCTGATGGTTCTAAATTAGTATTAGAGGTTCAATCACACATTGGTGAAGATACTGTTCGTACAATTTCAATGGACTCAACAGATGGATTATCAAGAGGTCAAGAAGTTGTTGCTCTTGGTACGCCAATTCAAATGCCAATCGGTCAAGAAGTTTTTGGTCGTTTATTTAATGTAATTGGAGAAGCAATCGATGGTTTAGGAGATTTACCTAAAGAAGGTGCAAATGGTTTACCTATCCATAGACCAGCTCCAAAATTTGAAGATTTATCAACTTCAACTGAAGTTTTATTTACAGGTATTAAAGTAATCGACTTAATTGAGCCTTATGCAAAAGGAGGGAAAATTGGTTTGTTTGGTGGTGCTGGTGTAGGTAAAACAGTATTAATTCAGGAGTTGATTAACAATATTGCTAAAGGTCACGGAGGTTTATCAGTTTTTGCCGGAGTAGGTGAAAGAACTCGTGAAGGAAATGACCTTTTAAGAGAGATGTTAGAGTCTGGTATTATTAAATATGGTGAAGATTTCATGCACTCTATGGAAAATGGAGGATGGGATTTAACTAAAGTTGACAAAAACGGAATGAAAGATTCTAAAGCTACTTTCGTTTTCGGTCAGATGAATGAACCACCAGGAGCTCGTGCACGTGTTGCTTTATCAGGTTTAACTATTGCTGAGTATTTCCGTGATGGTGCTGGTGAAGATCAAGGTAAAGACGTATTATTCTTCGTTGATAATATCTTCCGTTTTACACAAGCAGGTTCTGAGGTATCAGCGTTATTAGGACGTATGCCATCAGCGGTAGGTTACCAACCAACATTGGCAACTGAGATGGGTGCAATGCAAGAGCGTATTACTTCAACAAAAAGAGGATCAATTACTTCAGTACAAGCGGTATATGTACCTGCGGATGACTTAACTGACCCGGCGCCAGCTACAACTTTCGCGCACTTAGATGCTACTACAGTATTATCTCGTAAAATTGCTGAGTTAGGTATTTACCCAGCGGTAGATCCATTAGATTCTACTTCTCGTATCTTAACTCCAGAAATTTTAGGTAAAGAGCACTATGCTTGTGCACAAAGAGTAAAAGAGATTTTACAACGTTACAAAGAATTACAAGATATTATTGCAATCTTAGGTATGGAAGAGTTATCAGAAGATGATAAATTAGCTGTAGCTAGAGCACGTCGTGTACAACGTTTCTTATCTCAACCTTTCCACGTTGCGGAACAATTTACAGGTATCCCTGGGGTATTAGTAGATATTAAAGATACTATCAAAGGTTTCAACATGATTATGGATGGTGAATTAGATCACTTACCAGAAGCAGCTTTCAACCTTAAAGGTACTATCGAAGAAGCTATCGAAGCTGGAGAGAAAATGTTAGCTGAAGCGTAA
- the radA gene encoding DNA repair protein RadA, whose translation MSKVKTSFFCQSCGTSYSKWQGQCYACKEWNTIVEEIIQKEDKVAWKNNEKETSRVSKPLLIKEIDSDQEVRLNTTDNELNRVLGGGLVPGSLTLLGGEPGIGKSTLLLQISLKLPYKTLYVSGEESQKQIKMRAERILPNSDNCYILTETKTQNIFKQIGDINPEVVIIDSIQTLHTDYIESSPGSISQIRECTAELIKFAKETNTPVILIGHITKDGTIAGPKILEHMVDTVLQFEGDRNHVYRILRSLKNRFGSTAELGIYEMLGNGLREVENPSEILISHKEEELSGTAIACTLEGMRPLMIEIQALVSSAVYGTPQRSTTGYNAKRLNMILAVLEKRAGFRLGTKDVFLNVTGGISVDDTAIDLAVVAAILSSNEDIAIEEGFCFAGEVGLSGEIRPVNRIDQRIQEAEKLGFTTILVSKHNKISLKNTKIKMVLVSKIEDVVSELFG comes from the coding sequence ATGAGTAAAGTTAAAACGTCGTTTTTTTGTCAAAGTTGTGGTACTTCTTATTCTAAATGGCAAGGCCAATGCTATGCTTGTAAAGAATGGAATACCATAGTTGAAGAAATTATTCAAAAAGAAGACAAGGTTGCTTGGAAAAACAATGAGAAAGAAACTTCTCGAGTTTCGAAGCCACTGTTAATAAAAGAAATTGATTCTGATCAGGAAGTCCGATTAAATACAACCGATAATGAATTAAATCGTGTTCTTGGTGGCGGACTTGTGCCCGGTTCTTTAACGCTTTTAGGTGGTGAACCAGGTATTGGTAAAAGTACATTATTGTTGCAAATTTCGTTAAAGTTGCCTTATAAAACGCTTTATGTTTCTGGCGAAGAAAGTCAAAAGCAAATTAAAATGCGTGCCGAACGTATTTTACCAAATAGCGATAATTGCTATATTTTAACCGAAACAAAAACACAAAATATTTTTAAACAAATTGGAGATATTAATCCTGAAGTTGTAATTATTGATTCTATTCAAACATTACATACCGATTACATTGAATCTTCTCCAGGAAGTATTTCTCAAATTAGAGAATGTACTGCCGAACTTATAAAATTTGCAAAAGAAACCAATACGCCAGTAATTCTTATTGGTCATATTACTAAAGATGGGACTATTGCAGGGCCAAAAATTCTAGAGCATATGGTCGATACTGTTCTTCAGTTTGAAGGCGATCGAAATCATGTGTATCGAATTTTACGTTCGCTTAAAAATAGATTTGGTTCTACTGCCGAATTGGGAATTTATGAAATGCTCGGCAACGGTTTACGTGAAGTAGAAAATCCATCTGAAATTCTAATTTCTCATAAAGAAGAAGAATTGTCGGGAACTGCGATTGCTTGTACATTAGAAGGTATGCGTCCGTTAATGATTGAAATTCAGGCTTTAGTAAGTTCAGCAGTTTATGGAACTCCGCAACGAAGCACAACAGGCTATAATGCGAAACGTTTAAACATGATTTTAGCGGTTCTTGAAAAACGTGCAGGATTTCGATTAGGAACCAAAGATGTTTTTTTAAATGTTACAGGAGGAATTTCTGTTGATGATACTGCGATTGATTTGGCTGTTGTTGCGGCAATTTTATCTTCAAATGAAGATATCGCTATCGAAGAAGGATTTTGTTTTGCAGGTGAAGTTGGACTTTCAGGAGAAATTAGACCAGTTAATAGAATAGATCAGCGTATTCAAGAAGCTGAAAAACTTGGTTTTACAACAATATTAGTTTCTAAACACAATAAAATTTCACTTAAAAACACCAAAATTAAAATGGTACTCGTTTCAAAAATTGAAGATGTAGTAAGTGAGTTATTTGGATAA
- a CDS encoding lysylphosphatidylglycerol synthase transmembrane domain-containing protein: protein MNKKLKNTLGILLPILLGAFLVIYEYKKFTPEELNHVLDIVKNADITFILLSALMAFLGYVFRAYRWRYTLEYIGYKSDFKFNLTVISIAYFLNLTIPRSGEISRAALLAKYKGVPFDKGFGTIIAERIVDFFILMSFVLLAVVIEFSTLKEFLLKYIPVQTLVTILIVGFLFGILGLYLLIYSKNAFILKIKSKISGLTEGVLSVFKMPNKWAFFLQTLAIWTSYVLMFYFVIFALEETRMISFGTVLVAFVIGSLTIAFTNGGFGFFQKLIAEILVLYSVPFASGYAFGWVSWTSQLIITVFLGGLAFLILPTFNKKEIN, encoded by the coding sequence GTGAATAAAAAACTTAAAAATACTCTTGGTATATTGCTCCCAATTTTATTGGGAGCTTTTTTAGTTATATACGAATACAAAAAGTTTACTCCTGAAGAATTAAATCACGTTTTGGATATCGTTAAAAATGCCGACATTACTTTTATCTTATTGTCTGCTTTGATGGCGTTTTTGGGATATGTTTTTAGAGCATATAGGTGGCGTTATACTCTAGAATACATAGGTTATAAGTCGGATTTTAAATTTAATTTAACTGTAATAAGTATTGCTTATTTTTTGAATTTAACCATTCCAAGATCAGGTGAAATTTCTAGAGCAGCATTGCTAGCAAAGTACAAAGGAGTTCCTTTTGATAAGGGATTTGGAACTATAATTGCAGAACGCATTGTAGATTTCTTTATATTAATGTCTTTTGTTTTATTGGCAGTAGTAATTGAATTCTCAACGTTAAAAGAATTTCTATTAAAATATATTCCTGTACAAACATTAGTTACAATTTTAATCGTTGGATTTTTATTTGGAATTCTTGGTTTGTATTTATTAATTTATTCAAAAAACGCATTTATTTTAAAAATTAAAAGCAAAATTTCTGGTTTAACAGAAGGAGTTTTAAGTGTTTTTAAAATGCCGAATAAATGGGCGTTCTTTTTGCAAACATTAGCCATTTGGACTTCTTATGTTTTGATGTTTTACTTTGTAATTTTCGCATTAGAAGAAACAAGGATGATTTCTTTCGGAACTGTTTTAGTCGCTTTTGTTATAGGAAGTCTTACAATTGCTTTTACAAATGGAGGGTTTGGGTTCTTTCAAAAGTTAATTGCTGAAATTTTAGTTTTATATAGTGTTCCTTTTGCGTCGGGCTATGCTTTTGGATGGGTATCTTGGACTTCGCAATTAATCATCACTGTTTTTTTAGGCGGACTAGCATTTTTAATTTTACCAACATTCAACAAAAAAGAAATTAATTAG
- a CDS encoding alpha/beta hydrolase, with protein sequence MRAVLLFLLTLSTFFGFSQTIPESIQSKKLGETRNFSVILPPYYEQNVSKKYPVLVVLDGEYLSGLFEGTLKYGNYWDDLPEMIIVSVNQNYGEQRFKDSELDEETGLPKGTGAAFFEFLGMEMLPYVEGKYRVQPFRVIAGHDTTAGFLNCYLYKDNPVFNGYISLAPEMALDMEKRVAERLAVTTKPIMYYQASGEGDLDELREKTQALDQNINAIPNKNFRYQYDDFKGASHYSLVAQAVPHALYFIFDGYQPISMVEYQNKIVKLDKGYTQYIIDKYKNIEEKLGLKILPRLTDFKAIEAAILKNKAYPELQELSKYAEKNYPKTTLSVYHQALYYEKMGEFKKAIKEYNKGFTREPIRELTVEFMLNRAERLKGKEDESKTEEYADPQAQDNPEGENNDNGGSNENKEGGE encoded by the coding sequence ATGAGAGCGGTATTACTATTTTTGTTAACCTTAAGTACTTTTTTTGGTTTTTCTCAAACAATTCCTGAATCTATTCAATCTAAAAAATTAGGAGAAACAAGAAATTTTTCAGTTATTCTTCCACCATATTACGAGCAAAATGTAAGTAAAAAATATCCAGTTTTAGTGGTGTTAGATGGAGAATATTTATCAGGTTTATTTGAAGGAACTTTAAAGTATGGAAACTATTGGGATGATCTTCCCGAAATGATTATAGTTTCGGTTAATCAAAATTATGGTGAGCAACGTTTCAAAGACAGTGAGTTAGATGAAGAGACTGGTTTGCCAAAAGGAACTGGTGCTGCTTTCTTTGAATTTTTAGGCATGGAAATGTTGCCTTATGTTGAAGGTAAATATAGAGTACAGCCGTTTAGAGTTATTGCGGGTCACGATACAACAGCAGGATTTTTAAATTGTTATTTATACAAAGATAATCCGGTTTTTAATGGTTATATTTCTTTAGCTCCAGAAATGGCTTTAGATATGGAAAAAAGAGTCGCAGAGCGTTTAGCTGTAACTACAAAGCCAATCATGTATTATCAAGCTAGTGGTGAAGGAGATTTAGATGAATTAAGAGAAAAAACTCAAGCTTTAGATCAAAATATAAATGCAATTCCAAACAAAAATTTCCGTTACCAATACGACGATTTTAAAGGCGCATCGCATTATTCACTTGTAGCTCAAGCGGTGCCTCATGCTTTGTATTTTATATTTGACGGATATCAACCAATTTCAATGGTAGAATATCAAAATAAAATAGTAAAATTAGACAAGGGTTATACTCAATATATTATAGATAAATATAAAAACATTGAAGAAAAATTAGGCTTAAAGATTTTACCTCGTTTAACTGATTTTAAAGCAATTGAAGCGGCAATCTTAAAAAACAAAGCGTATCCTGAACTTCAGGAACTTTCTAAATATGCTGAAAAAAATTACCCTAAAACAACTTTGAGTGTGTATCACCAAGCGTTGTATTATGAAAAAATGGGCGAATTTAAAAAAGCAATCAAAGAATATAATAAAGGATTCACTAGAGAGCCAATTCGTGAGTTAACAGTTGAATTTATGCTAAATAGAGCAGAAAGATTAAAAGGAAAAGAAGACGAATCTAAAACTGAGGAATATGCTGATCCTCAAGCTCAAGATAATCCTGAAGGAGAAAATAATGATAATGGCGGAAGCAACGAAAATAAGGAAGGCGGCGAATAA
- the panD gene encoding aspartate 1-decarboxylase, whose protein sequence is MQIQVVKSKIHRVSVTGADLNYIGSITIDEALMEAANIVEGEKVQIVNVNNGERLETYAIKGPKDTGEITLNGPAARKVHRGDIIIIISYGIIDFEEAKKFRPTLVFPNEKDNSLT, encoded by the coding sequence ATGCAAATTCAAGTAGTTAAATCAAAAATTCACAGAGTATCAGTAACTGGTGCCGATCTAAACTATATAGGTAGTATTACTATTGACGAAGCTTTAATGGAGGCTGCAAATATAGTAGAAGGTGAAAAAGTTCAAATTGTTAATGTTAACAATGGGGAACGATTAGAAACATATGCAATTAAAGGGCCAAAAGATACTGGTGAAATCACATTAAATGGACCGGCTGCCAGAAAAGTTCATAGAGGTGATATTATTATCATTATATCTTATGGGATTATAGACTTCGAAGAAGCTAAAAAATTTAGGCCAACTTTGGTGTTTCCAAACGAAAAAGACAACTCACTTACTTAG
- a CDS encoding aminotransferase-like domain-containing protein, protein MKNTDSPVVAILKKIIQFEKTAENPVFIQISQQIINAIQRGILLKGTALPGTRILSQALHIHRNTVVAVYEELASQGWVEIIPNKGTYVLIPELKTASIKAIHESKNTANEYAKTTGFTFQTSFHLASTDEHNNASLSINDGQPDLRLHPIYQFSKWYSASMKRKNLITKWNKTNSYSNFEVQLANYLNATRGFKINPNNIMNTRSTEMSLYIISQLLLKNDDMVLVGDLSNYAANMIFQQVGAKIKTVKTDEFGLNIEQIEKQCKKQKIRSIYVCSNRHYPTTNSLSPERRLQLLELANQYKFAIIEDDFDYDFQFEGTAKLPLACSDINGQVIYLGKLGQSLFPSFQTGFVIAPENLILEAKNYLQILDKQGDLIQEQMLSELIYEGEIHRLIKKNILIYEKRLEFLCQLLDQHFKDTITYKKPNGGLAIWLEFTQKISLVKLAEEALKLDLHLPKKILYQDKNVCAIRFGFGQLNEEELEIAIQKLKEAYAEVLK, encoded by the coding sequence TTGAAAAATACAGATAGTCCGGTTGTTGCTATTTTAAAAAAAATCATTCAGTTTGAAAAGACAGCTGAGAATCCTGTATTTATTCAGATTTCCCAACAGATTATAAATGCAATTCAACGCGGAATTTTATTAAAAGGAACTGCATTACCTGGAACACGAATTTTAAGTCAGGCTTTACATATTCATCGCAATACTGTAGTCGCAGTTTATGAAGAATTAGCCTCGCAAGGTTGGGTTGAAATTATTCCAAATAAAGGCACTTATGTTTTAATTCCAGAACTTAAAACTGCATCAATTAAAGCAATTCATGAAAGTAAAAATACAGCTAATGAATATGCAAAAACAACTGGTTTTACCTTTCAAACTTCGTTTCACTTAGCCTCTACAGATGAACACAATAATGCAAGTTTAAGTATTAATGATGGTCAACCCGATTTAAGATTGCATCCTATATATCAGTTTTCAAAATGGTACAGTGCTTCCATGAAAAGGAAAAATTTAATTACTAAATGGAACAAAACAAATTCCTATTCCAACTTTGAAGTACAATTAGCCAATTATCTTAACGCTACTCGCGGGTTTAAAATAAATCCGAACAATATTATGAACACGCGTAGTACCGAAATGAGTTTGTATATTATCTCGCAATTATTACTAAAAAATGACGATATGGTTTTGGTTGGCGATTTGAGTAATTATGCCGCCAATATGATTTTTCAGCAAGTTGGAGCAAAAATTAAAACTGTAAAAACGGATGAATTTGGTTTAAACATTGAACAAATTGAGAAACAATGTAAAAAACAAAAAATACGAAGTATTTATGTTTGTTCTAATAGACATTATCCTACAACAAATTCCTTAAGTCCTGAAAGAAGATTACAATTGTTAGAATTGGCTAACCAATACAAATTTGCTATTATTGAAGACGATTTTGATTATGACTTTCAATTTGAAGGAACGGCTAAACTTCCTTTAGCATGTTCTGATATAAACGGCCAAGTTATTTATTTAGGAAAATTAGGACAATCACTTTTTCCAAGTTTTCAAACAGGTTTCGTAATAGCGCCAGAAAATTTGATTTTAGAAGCTAAAAACTACTTACAAATTCTAGACAAACAAGGTGATTTAATTCAAGAACAAATGCTTTCGGAATTAATTTATGAAGGCGAAATCCACCGACTAATTAAAAAGAATATCCTTATTTATGAAAAACGTTTGGAATTTTTATGCCAACTTTTAGACCAACATTTTAAAGATACTATCACTTATAAAAAGCCGAATGGTGGACTTGCGATTTGGTTAGAATTTACTCAAAAAATCTCGTTGGTTAAACTTGCTGAAGAAGCTTTAAAACTCGATTTACATTTACCAAAGAAAATTTTGTATCAAGATAAAAATGTTTGCGCCATTCGATTTGGTTTTGGACAATTAAACGAAGAAGAGTTAGAAATTGCGATTCAAAAATTGAAAGAAGCTTACGCTGAAGTTTTGAAATAA
- a CDS encoding F0F1 ATP synthase subunit epsilon — protein MILEIVSPEATLFKGEVTSVAVPGVNGEFQMLNNHAPIVSLLTKGNVKINAQNIKIEKEFASKFNKVNEQNYWLPITSGTIEMNENKIIVLAD, from the coding sequence ATGATTTTAGAAATAGTTTCACCCGAAGCAACATTATTTAAAGGAGAAGTTACTTCTGTAGCGGTTCCTGGAGTTAATGGTGAATTCCAAATGTTAAATAACCACGCGCCTATTGTGTCGTTGTTAACAAAAGGGAATGTGAAAATCAATGCTCAAAACATTAAAATTGAGAAGGAATTTGCTTCTAAATTTAATAAAGTAAACGAGCAAAATTATTGGTTACCTATTACTTCTGGTACAATAGAAATGAATGAAAACAAGATTATTGTTTTAGCAGACTAA
- a CDS encoding aldo/keto reductase: MEFTYLPNSELKVSKICLGTMTFGNQNTEAEAHSQLDYALERGINFIDTAEMYPIGGNAQIFGSTERHIGSWIKKSGKRDQIVLATKIAGPNRGMEYIRQPLDFSKKSITEAVELSLKNLQTDYIDLYQMHWPERVMNMFQKRGVQELDTQWQDNISEVLTVFDSIIKEGKIKNIGVSNENPWGVMKFLMESEKHGLPRISTIQNPFSLLNRLYEVGLSEITMRENVGLLAYSPLGFGFLSGKYLNGMEPHYRMAMFPNFKRYTNENCYKATKLYKELAEANQLTLTQMALAFVNRQKFVTSTIIGATTLEQLKENIDAFSVELTPEIISEIEKIQELIPNPAP, from the coding sequence ATGGAGTTTACATATTTACCTAATAGTGAATTAAAAGTTAGCAAAATTTGTTTGGGAACCATGACTTTTGGAAACCAAAACACTGAAGCCGAAGCACATTCGCAATTAGACTACGCTTTAGAAAGAGGAATAAACTTTATCGACACTGCCGAAATGTATCCAATAGGTGGAAATGCTCAAATTTTTGGAAGCACTGAAAGACACATTGGTAGTTGGATAAAAAAATCAGGAAAAAGAGACCAAATTGTTTTGGCAACTAAAATTGCCGGACCAAATAGAGGAATGGAATACATTCGTCAACCTTTAGATTTTTCCAAAAAAAGCATTACTGAAGCAGTTGAGCTGAGTTTAAAAAATTTACAAACCGATTACATTGATTTATATCAAATGCATTGGCCAGAACGTGTTATGAATATGTTTCAAAAGCGTGGTGTACAAGAATTAGATACTCAATGGCAAGACAATATTTCGGAAGTTTTAACTGTTTTTGACAGCATTATAAAAGAAGGGAAAATTAAAAACATTGGTGTTTCAAATGAAAATCCTTGGGGTGTAATGAAGTTTTTAATGGAAAGTGAAAAGCATGGTTTACCAAGAATCTCAACCATTCAAAATCCTTTTTCATTATTAAACAGATTATACGAAGTAGGGCTTTCTGAAATTACAATGCGTGAAAATGTAGGGCTTTTAGCTTATTCTCCACTAGGTTTTGGTTTTTTATCTGGAAAATATTTAAACGGAATGGAACCGCATTATAGAATGGCTATGTTTCCAAATTTTAAACGTTATACTAATGAAAATTGCTACAAAGCAACAAAACTTTATAAAGAATTGGCTGAAGCAAACCAGTTGACACTTACTCAAATGGCACTTGCATTTGTAAACAGGCAAAAGTTTGTAACTTCAACAATTATTGGCGCTACGACTTTAGAACAATTAAAAGAAAATATTGATGCTTTTAGCGTTGAGTTGACTCCAGAAATTATTTCGGAAATAGAAAAAATTCAAGAATTAATTCCGAATCCAGCACCTTAA
- a CDS encoding TonB-dependent receptor plug domain-containing protein, with translation MKKIGVLLPLVFAVLKGNAQEDIQKTDTLKEVVVTSSRIDLPFKENSRTIQIISAEDIKKLGVTNVADALQQIAGIDVRRQGVNGMQSDLYIRGGSFDQTLLLIDGIKVDDAQTGHHTMNLQLPIEVIKRIEVIKGPAARIFGQNAYSGAINIVTKDAPDNSLVAKVQGGSFNQFLGEVTGTINMEKSSHLVHVSKNFSEGYRHNTDFDNTNVFVKSQFNKDKLPIDFIATLSERKFGANGFYGIASATEQYEETQASLIGFSTTIKKGNFTWKPKVYWRRNQDLYLYIRSNPSAYRNMHITNKVAAELNGSYQSKIGITGFGVEFSKYYIGSNRLGDNQREIASLFLEHRFQFFNNILDVTPGISVSYFSDFDNQVFPGLDLGVKISDKFRAYGNIGTSYRVPTYTNLYYTSPTTISNTDLNTEEAFSQELGLKYLSKKFNMSVAVFNRDADNLIDYVRENTTDAWQAQNIQSVNTKGYETQMDYLFSLNNLQQKIQLGYAYLDNDVKESDANFSQYSINSMKHQFTSSLQFNFFKGFNTTFAYRYVERTSGISYNVYDTNISYRIKAIEFSMFANNIFNEEYVESGMIPMPKGNALFGLKYFF, from the coding sequence ATGAAAAAAATTGGTGTTTTATTACCGTTAGTTTTTGCGGTTTTAAAAGGAAATGCTCAGGAAGATATTCAGAAAACGGATACTTTAAAAGAAGTTGTAGTCACATCTTCTAGAATTGATTTACCATTTAAAGAAAATTCAAGAACCATTCAAATTATATCTGCTGAAGATATTAAAAAGTTAGGTGTGACAAATGTTGCCGATGCTTTACAACAAATTGCAGGAATTGATGTGCGTCGTCAAGGTGTTAACGGAATGCAATCGGATTTATACATAAGAGGTGGAAGTTTTGATCAAACCTTGTTATTAATAGATGGTATTAAAGTAGATGATGCACAAACGGGACATCATACGATGAATTTACAGTTGCCTATTGAAGTTATCAAAAGAATTGAAGTAATAAAAGGTCCGGCCGCTCGTATTTTTGGTCAAAATGCATATAGTGGAGCCATTAATATTGTTACTAAAGATGCACCAGATAATTCATTAGTTGCTAAGGTGCAAGGAGGTTCTTTTAATCAGTTTTTAGGTGAAGTAACAGGTACAATCAACATGGAGAAATCGAGCCATTTAGTTCATGTGAGTAAAAATTTCTCTGAAGGGTATCGTCATAATACTGATTTTGATAATACGAATGTATTTGTGAAAAGTCAGTTTAATAAAGATAAGCTGCCAATTGATTTCATTGCTACACTTAGTGAAAGAAAATTTGGAGCCAATGGGTTTTACGGAATTGCTTCGGCAACAGAACAATATGAAGAAACTCAGGCAAGTTTAATTGGTTTTTCAACAACGATTAAAAAAGGCAATTTTACTTGGAAACCAAAAGTATATTGGAGAAGAAACCAGGATTTATATTTATACATTAGAAGTAATCCATCGGCTTACAGAAATATGCACATCACAAATAAAGTTGCTGCCGAATTAAATGGATCGTATCAATCAAAAATAGGAATTACTGGTTTTGGTGTAGAGTTTTCTAAATATTACATTGGTAGTAACCGATTAGGTGATAATCAAAGAGAAATTGCAAGTTTGTTTTTAGAACATCGTTTTCAGTTTTTCAACAATATTTTAGATGTTACGCCAGGAATTTCAGTATCATATTTTTCAGATTTTGACAACCAAGTTTTTCCAGGTTTAGATTTAGGGGTTAAAATTTCTGATAAATTTAGAGCTTACGGAAACATTGGAACATCTTATAGAGTACCAACTTATACAAATTTATACTATACTTCGCCAACGACAATTAGTAATACAGATTTGAATACTGAAGAAGCTTTTTCGCAAGAGCTTGGATTAAAATATTTAAGTAAAAAGTTCAACATGTCGGTTGCAGTTTTTAATCGAGATGCAGACAATCTAATTGATTATGTTCGTGAAAACACTACAGATGCTTGGCAAGCACAAAATATTCAAAGTGTAAACACTAAAGGATACGAAACGCAAATGGATTATTTATTTTCATTAAATAATTTACAGCAAAAAATTCAGTTAGGTTACGCGTATTTAGATAATGATGTTAAAGAGAGTGATGCAAATTTTTCACAATATTCAATTAACTCAATGAAACATCAGTTTACAAGTAGTTTACAATTTAATTTCTTTAAAGGGTTTAATACAACATTTGCATATAGATATGTAGAACGTACTTCGGGAATTAGCTACAATGTTTACGATACCAATATTAGTTACAGAATTAAAGCAATCGAATTTTCTATGTTTGCTAATAATATTTTTAATGAAGAATATGTAGAATCAGGAATGATACCGATGCCTAAAGGAAATGCACTATTTGGGTTAAAATACTTTTTTTAG